The Procambarus clarkii isolate CNS0578487 chromosome 24, FALCON_Pclarkii_2.0, whole genome shotgun sequence genome includes a region encoding these proteins:
- the LOC138368162 gene encoding uncharacterized protein, with amino-acid sequence MTANPQEVDIIALEICYEDDKLMMINAYSPPPSSTWSKEELDSKREGLITIMREIIARADNDRSRLLIVGDFNLKSIDWEAYEAKTEDFWTCKFVDLILETFLYQHVKQATRMREGDVPSMLVLIFTRKEEEIFDIQYLPPLGKSDHVFLGIKYAMRYKLEENKEVEAVEKPDFRRGHYGDLRNFFSEYNWTDLMLGKEVNEMYGKFCEIYDKGTKKFIPKQRCRTRKQDWFNRNCERARDRKTQKWNQYRKRPNPQTYQRYKDARNNYTAVRREAERNFEKGIADKCKTEPGLFYKFINNKLQVKDNIQRLKMGNRFTEDEKEMCETLNEKFQSVFVQNEIFREPDTIRIPENNIEHIEVSRDEVEKMLKELGKNKAAGPDGVSPWVLRECASELSIPLHLIFQASLCTGIVADGWKQANIVPIYKSGSREDPLNYRPVSLTSVIVKVLEKLIKTKWVEHLERNDIISDRQYGFRSGRSCVSNLLSFYDRATEILQERDGWVDCIYLDLKKAFDRVPHKRLFWKLENIGGVTGKLLSWMKNFLTDRKMRAVIRGNVSEWRNVTSGVPQGSVLAPVMFIVYINDLPVGIQNYMNMFADDAKIIGRIRNLDDCHALQEDLDKISIWSTTWQMEFNVNKCHVMECGIGEHRPHTTYILCEKSLKNSDKERDLGVVLDRKLSPEDHIKNIVQGAYAMLSNFRIAFKYMDGDILKKLFMTFVRPKLEYAAVVWCPYLKKHINKLEKVQRHATKWLPELKGKSYEERLEALNMPKLEDRRKRGDMITTYKIVTGIDKIDREDFLRPGISRTRGHRFKLAKHRCRRNIRKFTFANRVVDGWNKLSEKVVEAKTVSSFKALYDKECWEDGTPRA; translated from the coding sequence atgactgccaatccacaagaagttgacataatagcactagagatctgctatgaggatgataaactaatgatgataaatgcatatagtccaccgccaagcagcacatggtcaaaggaggagctagatagtaaacgtgaaggtcttataacaataatgagagagattatagcgagagcggataacgatagatcacgactgttgatagtcggtgacttcaacttgaaatccatagactgggaagcatatgaagctaaaacagaagatttttggacctgtaaatttgtagacctcatcctggaaacattcttgtatcaacatgttaaacaagctacgaggatgagggaaggggacgttccctccatgctagttttgatatttaccaggaaggaggaagagatatttgacattcagtaccttcctcccttgggtaaaagtgaccatgtctttttgggaataaagtatgcaatgcgttataagctggaagaaaataaggaggttgaagcagttgaaaaaccagacttcaggagaggacattatggtgaccttagaaatttttttagtgagtataattggacagacttgatgctaggcaaggaagtgaatgagatgtatggcaagttttgtgaaatatatgataaaggcacaaaaaaatttataccaaaacagagatgcagaactaggaaacaggattggttcaatagaaattgcgagagggctagagaccgaaagacacaaaaatggaatcaatacaggaagaggccgaacccccaaacataccagcgatacaaagatgcgagaaacaactacacggcagtgaggagagaggcagaaagaaattttgaaaaagggattgcggacaaatgtaaaacagaaccaggtctattctataaattcataaacaacaaattgcaggtaaaggataatattcagaggttgaaaatgggaaatagattcacggaagatgaaaaggaaatgtgtgaaacactaaacgaaaagttccaaagtgtgtttgtacaaaatgaaatctttagggaaccagatacaataagaattccagagaacaacatagaacacatagaggtgtctagagacgaagtggaaaaaatgctcaaggagctcggtaagaacaaagcagctggcccagatggcgtttcaccatgggttctgagagaatgtgcatctgagctcagcattccacttcacctgatctttcaggcatccctgtgtacaggaatcgtagcagacgggtggaaacaggctaacatagttccaatctacaaaagtggcagcagggaagaccccctcaattatagacctgtatcattgacaagtgtaatagtgaaagtattggaaaaactaatcaaaactaaatgggtagaacacctagagagaaatgatataatatcagacagacagtatggttttcgatctggaagatcctgtgtatcgaatttactcagtttctatgatcgagccacagagatattacaggaaagagatggttgggttgactgcatctatctggacctaaaaaaggctttcgacagagttccacataagaggttgttctggaaactggaaaatattggaggggtgacaggtaagcttctatcatggatgaaaaattttctgactgatagaaaaatgagggcagtaatcagaggcaatgtatcagaatggagaaatgtcacaagtggagtaccacagggttcagttcttgcaccagtgatgtttattgtgtacataaatgatctaccagttggtatacagaattatatgaacatgtttgctgatgatgctaagataataggaaggataagaaatttagatgactgtcatgcccttcaagaagacctggacaaaataagtatatggagcaccacttggcaaatggaatttaatgttaataaatgtcatgttatggaatgtggaataggagaacatagaccccacacaacctatatattatgtgagaaatctttaaagaattctgataaagaaagagatctaggagtggttctagatagaaaactatcacctgaggaccacataaagaatattgtgcaaggagcctatgctatgctttctaacttcagaattgcatttaaatacatggatggcgatatactaaagaaattgttcatgacttttgttaggccaaagctagaatatgcagctgttgtgtggtgcccatatcttaagaagcacatcaacaaactggaaaaggtgcaaagacatgctactaagtggctcccagaactgaagggcaagagctacgaggagaggttagaagcattaaatatgccaaaactagaagacagaagaaaaagaggtgatatgatcactacatacaaaatagttacaggaattgataaaatcgacagggaagacttcctgagacctggaatttcaagaacaagaggtcatagatttaaactagctaaacacagatgccgaagaaatataagaaaattcaccttcgcaaatagagtggtagacggttggaacaagttaagtgagaaggtggtggaggccaagaccgtcagtagtttcaaagcgttatatgacaaagagtgctgggaagacgggacaccacgagcgtag